The genomic region CTATAGTAACTAAGTTTTCACCTGGTCTAACTTGATGTTTTTTGATGCGAGACAAAGCAGGAGTTGAACAATTTTCTACAGCACTGACACTGGGCAGGTTTAGGTTTGAGGGTATTAATGCCAAACTAGTGGTCAAGCCAAAAAGAAAAATTGAAGGACAGCGAAAATTCATGTCAAGTCCAAAAATTGCTGACCACACCATTGTAATAGAGAACTGGGTAATGGGACTATCCATTACCCATAAAGGTTATAGTTGTTGGGACTTTTGACCCACAACTAAACTGGTTTGACTACTAGCCAATTTTCCAGCTTGTAAAATTGGTGTGTGAGCAACAGAACTGTTGACCAAGGTAAATAACGGATTAGACAAAATACCAGAGATAGTTGTAGCAATGAGGGTGACTATCAATCCCACTTGTAAAGGTCTAAATCCTGGTAGATCCCACCGCACGGTCGGATAATTCTTAACCACATCAGACATTTCTTGAGGTTCTTTCACCACCATCATTTTCACTACCCGAATGTAGTAATAAATGGAAATCACACTGGTGACTAATCCTAACAACACTAACCAATATAGACCCGCTTGCCAACCTGCCCAAAATAGGTAAATCTTCCCGAAAAACCCAGCCAAGGGTGGAATTCCACCCAAAGATAATAGGGAAACACTTAAACCCAGGGTGAGTAAGGGGTCTTTTTGATATAAACCAGAGTATTCCGTAATCTGATCTGTACCTGTTCTCAAAGAGAAAAGAATAATACAGGTAAATCCGCACAGATTCATAAACAGATATACCAGTAAGTAAAATAACATACTGGAGTAACCTGCATCCGTACCAGCAATTAAGCCAATCATCACAAAACCAGCTTGGGCAATGGAGGAGTAGGCTAACATTCGTTTCATGCTGGTTTGAGCCAGGGCCACAACGTTACCCAAGATCATACTCAGCACGGCCAAAGCAGTAAACACAAATCTCCACTCTTGGGCTACTAAGGGGAACACTACCGTTAATAAACGGATGGACAAAGCCAAACCTGCTGCTTTAGAACCAACGGATAAAAAAGCTATAACCGGAGTTGGGGCACCCTCATAAACATCTGGTGTCCATTGGTGGAAGGGTGCAGCAGATATTTTAAACCCAACGCCAGCAATGATGAACACTAGAGCAATTACTAAACCTAGGGACTGACCTCCATGAGCTGTGGCAATACCACTAGCGATCGCATTTAATTCAGTTTCGCCTCCTGATAATCCATATAGAAGGGACATGCCATACAAAAATACAGCTGTAGTAGAGGCGCCAATAAGGAGATATTTGAGAGCAGCTTCATTAGAGCGTGGGTCACGCTTAGTATAACCTGTTAGCAAATACGAAGAGATACTCAAAGTTTCCAAGGAGATGAAAATCATTACTAATTCACTAGCACCAGAGAGGAACATACCTCCCATAGTAGCTGTCAATAGAATAGCGATGAATTCTGACAAAGCTGTACCACTTTGCTCCACATAGCTGATTGACATGAGGATGGTGACAGCAGCAGACAGGGCAATGATTCCGCGAAAGATAATACTGAGGTCATCAGCGTTAAATCCACCGGTAAAACCGATAGGATGGGGGGAGTCCCATTGTAACCACAGGGAAAGAATGGCTCCCAGTAACCCAGCAACACCTAGGTATCCAATCCAGCGATAGGAAGCGCGCCCCAAAATCAAATCCACGATCAAAACCCCCAAGAGGGTGATGATCACAATCCCCTCTGGTAAAATAGTTCCCGCGTTTAACTGGGATGCAATATTAGCAAAATCCATGATATGTATAGGTTTTGGTGATTAGAGATTAAGGCCAACTACTTCAATTCTATATATAGTTCATGACCGAATTTGCATTAATCTCTATGTTTTTAGCTCCGGTAACTGGAAATTATAGAATTATGGACAAGGATCATGAACCCGGGTAGAAGGCAAAATCAAACTGGAGTGGGAATTTCCCAACTTTATTCGCCAAGCACACCATCCATAAGTTAAAGATGAATATAGATGGCATCCCAGATTACCTTTGCCGTTTATACTCATATTTATGGGATTTATGGGATCTTTACCCGTTTCCTATAGTTTGTGGCAAAATAAAATCACTGCCCAAACGTGATATTTAACCTTGAGATTCTGCCAAAATTATCTCAACTTGACTGTTTAGCTTCAAAGCTATTCTTTTTTTTGAAATTTCCATGTCAACCCTTGTCATTGTTGAATCTCCAACCAAAGCCCGTACCATTCGCAACTACCTGCCAAAAGACTACCAGGTAGAAGCTTCTATGGGTCATGTCCGTGACTTACCCCAGTCTGCTAGTGAAATCCCTGCTACTGTTAAGGGGGAAAAATGGGCTCGGTTTGGGGTAAATATAGAAGCAGATTTTGAACCAGTATATGTTGTTCTTAAAGATAAGAAGAAAATTGTCAGTCAACTAAAAGAAGCTTTAAAAACTGCCAATGAGTTGATTTTAGCAACTGACGAAGACAGGGAAGGTGAAAGTATAAGCTGGCATTTATATCAGTTACTTAAACCTAAAGTGCCTACCAAGCGCATGGTGTTCCACGAAATTACCCAGGAAGCAATCAAAAAGGCTTTAGCGAACTGCAGAACTATTGATGATCAATTAGTCCGCGCTCAGGAAACCCGACGTATCTTAGACCGTCTGGTGGGATATACTCTCTCTCCTCTGCTGTGGAAGAAAATTTCCTGGGGACTTTCTGCGGGTAGAGTTCAATCTGTAGCAGTGCGCCTACTAGTAAATAAGGAACGTCAACGTCGAGCTTTTCGTGAAGGTACCTATTGGGATTTAAAAGCTAGTCTGTTACAAGCAAAAAGCCCTTTTACCTCGGTGTTAATCACCTTAGAAGGAACAAAAGTAGCCACGGGTAGTGATTTTGATCCTGCTACAGGACAAATCGCTGCAGGACGTAATGTGGTCTTACTAAATGAGGAGCAGGCTTTAGCACTCCAGGAACGTTTGGAAGGCAAAACTTGGACTGTGACGGATATAGAAGAACGTCCCGTGATCCGAAAACCCGCTCCACCATTTACTACCTCCACTTTGCAGCAGGAGTCTAACCGAAAACTACGTTTATCCGCTAGGGATACCATGCGAATCGCCCAAAATCTCTATGAGCAAGGATATATTACCTACATGCGGACAGATTCTGTACACCTGTCAGAACAGGCGATCGCCGCAGCTAGAGCTTGTGTAACCCAAAAGTATGGCAAGGAATATCTCAGTCCTCAGCCTAGACAATATACCACCAAGTCTAAGGGTGCCCAAGAAGCTCATGAGGCAATTCGCCCTGCTGGTAGTACATTTCGCACTCCCCAAGAAACTGGTTTAAGTGGGCGGGAATTTGCAGTTTACGATTTAATTTGGAAGCGTACTATTGCTTCCCAAATGGCTGACTCTCGCCAAACCCAGATTGCAGTTCACTTAAAAGTAGAAGAGGCTGGATTCCGCTCTTCTGGTAAACGTATAGATTTTCCTGGCTATCTTCGTGCTTATGTAGAAGGATCGGACGACCCGGAAGCTGCACTGGAAGATCAAGAAGTGATATTACCTCCTTTAAAAGTAGGTGATCATCCCCAATGTACAGAATTAGAAGCAGTGGGACATGAAACCCAACCTCCAGCTAGATATACAGAAGCAACTTTGGTGAAAACTCTAGAAAGTGAAGGGATTGGTCGTCCCAGCACATACGCCAGTATTATTGGCACCATTGTTGATAAAGGTTATGCTCAACTGGTAAGTAATGCGCTAATTCCTACTTTTACTGCCTTTGCTGTTACCAGTTTATTAGAACAACATTTCCCGGAGATTGTGGATCCCAGTTTTACCTCGAAAATGGAGCAAACTCTGGATGAAATTGCCACTGGTGAAGCTGAATGGCTACCCTATCTGCGGAAATTCTATTTAGGGGAGAAAGGTTTACAGGCCCTAGTGCAAGAACAAGAAGATCAAATTGACCCTAGCAAAGCCAAAACCGTAGAATTAGAAAACCTTAACGCCAAGGTTCGCATTGGCAAGTTTGGTCCATTTATTGAGGTAGAAAATGAAGGAGGGATAGTAACAGCGTCTATTCCTAAAGACATTACACCAGCGGATTTAGACCCTGAGCAGGTGGATATGCTACTGCGACAAAAAACCGTGGGACCAGATCAGTTGGGAACCCACCCAGATACGGGTGAACCCATTTACTTGAAAATTGGCGCCTATGGACCTTATATCCAACTAGGAGATAAAACCGACGACAACCCCAAGCCAAAACAAGCTTCCCTTCCTAAAGGTGTTACCCAAGAAAACCTCACTTTGGATATGGCTGTGGGTTTATTGTCATTGCCTCGATACTTAGGAGAGCATCCAGAAACGGGAGCAAAAATTCAAGCTAGTTTAGGCAAGTTTGGACCTTATATAGTTCATGATCAGGGGAAAGATGGTAAAGATTACCGCTCACTAAAGGTAGGTGATGATGTATTGACAATTTCTATGGAACGCGCATTGGAATTATTAGCAGAACCCAAAAAAGCCAGAAGTTCCAGAAATAGTAAATCCAAGACTGCTCTACGGGAATTAGGTTTACATCCGGAAGATGACGCACCTATAAATATTTATAACGGTGAATATGGTTATTATATTAATCATGGTAAAACCAACGTCGGTCTACCGGAGGGTCAAACAGTAGAAAGTGTTACTCTCAGCCAAGCTCTAGAATTGTTAAAAGCTAAAACCTCTAGTAAGTCCAGGAGTAAAACTACTGCCAAAACCAAGTCAACCACCACAAAATCCACCAGTAGGAGCCAAAAGAAGGGCTAGATCTTGACAACTAAGGTAAAAACATAGTATGTTGAGGAAGGTTTCCATTTCCCGATTGTTGTCATAAATCACAAATGGGGATGGGGAAGTATCTCAGGAGTGTTCAGTTAAATGGACTATATAGAAAAGGTACTGGAAAAGCTTAAAGAATTAGCCCGGAAGTTGGTAGAAGCACTACTAGGTCCGGAAGTGGAACCCGAGGGGGAACTCATCCCTATTCCAGTGCACGAACGCCCACGAGGTCGTTAATGACCGGAATACATGGCTCTAACTTTTATGCCAGTGTTTTAGTGCTGCATGGACCCAATCTTAATCTCCTAGGACAGCGAGAACCGGGTGTTTACGGTTCTCAGAGCCTAGAAGAGATAAACTCCCTCCTCGCAGCAGAAGCTGTAAGATTGGGTGTGAAGGTTACTCCCTTCCAGTCTAATCACGAAGGAGTGCTAATAGATAATATCCATGCTGCCACAAAACAGCACCAAGGCATAGTAATTAATGCGGGTGCCTACACCCATACTAGTGTGGCTATTAGAGATGCGATCGCAGGTGTTAACTTACCTGCAGTGGAGGTTCATTTAAGCAATATTTATAGACGAGAGGATTTTCGTCATAATTCCTACATAGCTCCAGTGGTGATTGGTCAAATTAGTGGGTTTGGCGTTCAGAGTTATATACTAGGTTTACAAGCACTGGTGCATTACCTCAGAAAGAATGAGACTTAATCATATCATGCGTTATTCTCTAAGGAATCGAGTTAGGGGTATTTTTTATGGCATGCTGCTAGGTGAAACTTTAACTACTCAGGAATCGGTGAGTTTGGGGGAAATTGCGGTTTTAGGTAGTCAGAGTTTGATTAAGTGGGGTAGATTAGAGATAGAGGAATGGTGGGAGAATTACCGAAACACCACAAGCACAGCAGGAATAATGGTCATAGCTGCTCTACCGCTGGCAATTTTTTACCATGAAGATCCAGACAAATTCAAGGAAAATTTACAGCAATTCCTCAAACTTGGCAATGCAGACCCAGAAGAAAGAGATAACGCTTTAGCTTGGGGATATGTCCTAATCAAATGTCTCACAGAAAGACTACATACTGTTACCCTGATTCCCGAAACAATTGATTTTTTAGGAAAGACAACCTCCTCTCTTCCGGAAAGCTTATTAAAATTAAATAACTTGTTAAAGCAGCAAGCAGGGATGGCCCGAATGGGCGCGGAGTTTAACTTAAAGGAAAATATCAGCCATAATATGGCCCTTTCCCTTTATTGCTTTTTGAGTAGTGTGGAAGATTTCAAATTAAGCCTTTTGCGGAGTAATAAACAAGCTCAAATTTTCAACTGCTATTGTAGTGTGCTCACAGGGGTAATGTCGGGAGCATACAACAGTGTGGAGGGAATTCCAGTGAACTGGAAAATTTTATTGTCACTAAAACTGGGAATGGGCAATCTTTCTCAAATAGAAGAACTAACAGACAACTTGGTAAGATTGTGGTCAGGTGCATATAACGTCAATATAAAACTTGCTCCTCATTCCATATTTGCCGCACCACATCTAATTCGACCAAGGTAATTCTTGTCAAATCAAAACCAGGTTATCCCTATGAACAACAGTTTCTATACCCCCATAACCTAAAATATCTTCAATATCCCGGGAATGAGAACCGCGAATTTTTTCCAACTCTTGACTGTTATAGTTAACTAATCCCCTGGCAATCTCATTACCTTGAAGATCACATAATTGCACCGCGTCTTGAGTGTCAAATTCCCCCTCTACCATTTTAATTCCTGCTGGTAATAAAGATTTTCCACCGCGAGAAATAGCTATAACTGCTCCCTCATCCAAATATAACTTTCCTACTGGAACTAAACCATAAGCTATCCACCTTTTTCTAGCGGAAGTGGGTTCTGGTTGGGGTGCAAAGTGAGTTCCTATTTGCTCTCCCCCAATGATTTTTTCTATGTCATGGGGAAAACGTCCTTGGGTAATTACCGTGCGCACCCCCCCCACCATAGCAATCCGAGCAGCAGATATTTTTGTCATCATCCCCCCTGTCCCCCATGGTGAACCCTGTGCCCCTGCTTGAATCTTCAGATCCTCCAGTTCTCTGGTGTTACTAATTAGGCTAATCGGTTGAGCATTGCTTACCTTTCTTGGATCAGCTGAATATAACCGGTCAACATCTGTCAGCAAAAATAGCCAGTTTGCTTCTACTAAACTGGCAACTAAAGCTGAAAGAGTGTCGTTATCGCCAAATTTTAATTCCTCTACTGCTACTGTATCATTTTCATTGACTATGGGAATTACTCCTAGTCTTAATAACTCCTGAAATGTATTATAGGCATTTAAATATCGGCTACGCTCTACTAAATCTGCCCTGGTTAATAATACTTGGGCTATAGGTTGTTCCAGAGTGGTAAATAGGTCATCATAAATACCCATGAGGCGACCCTGTCCTACAGCAGCTACAGCTTGTTTTAGGGCCATGACTTTAGGTCTTTCTGTTAGTCCCAGTCGGGCACAACCCACACCCACAGCACCAGAAGAAACTAAAATCACCTTGTGTCCTTGCTGTCTTAAACGACAGAGGGTTTCTGTGAGGGTAGCAATGGTGGAAAGGGCTAATTTGCCAGTTTCCGCTTGAGTGAGGCTAGAAGTGCCTATTTTAACTACTATTGTCTCCGTCATCTGTAATCAGCAAAAGTTTGCACAACGCCTTTCCCTCTATGGTGAAGGAAGACGTTGCACGGTTTTATATTTACTTATGATTATCTAGGGCTTTATTTTTTGCCCCATGTTATTAATAATTATATTCTCCGATTTTTTTCCTAATCTAAAATTCCTTAATTATTTCTTTAGATTTAGTTTTGTTTCGCTTTATCAATTTTTGTGAACTTTTGTGTGTTTAGGTCTGATAGAAGCTCCCAGAATCTCCGAGATCCAAACTTCTAGATTGCGAATAGAATAACCACGCAAAACAGTACCCTCATGAACCATAGGTTCTACCAGGATAGTAAACATTCCCAAGCGGTTACCAGCAACTACATCAGTAAACAGGCGATCGCCTACCATAGCAACCTGATTAACAGACAAGTTCATTTCTTGTAGTGCTGCTCTAATTTTCCGTCGTGAAGGTTTAGCCGCCCCTAGGTAGTAGGGTAAATTTAAAGACTTAGCAATAGAGCTAATGCGGGGTTGACTCAAATTATTACTAACCAACCATAATGCTGCATATTGTCTGATTTCCATAACCCACTGTTCTAATTCTGGGGAGACGGAGTTGGCAGTTATGGGTACTAGAGTATCATCAACATCTAAAATGAGTCCTTTGAGTCCAT from Cylindrospermopsis curvispora GIHE-G1 harbors:
- the topA gene encoding type I DNA topoisomerase: MSTLVIVESPTKARTIRNYLPKDYQVEASMGHVRDLPQSASEIPATVKGEKWARFGVNIEADFEPVYVVLKDKKKIVSQLKEALKTANELILATDEDREGESISWHLYQLLKPKVPTKRMVFHEITQEAIKKALANCRTIDDQLVRAQETRRILDRLVGYTLSPLLWKKISWGLSAGRVQSVAVRLLVNKERQRRAFREGTYWDLKASLLQAKSPFTSVLITLEGTKVATGSDFDPATGQIAAGRNVVLLNEEQALALQERLEGKTWTVTDIEERPVIRKPAPPFTTSTLQQESNRKLRLSARDTMRIAQNLYEQGYITYMRTDSVHLSEQAIAAARACVTQKYGKEYLSPQPRQYTTKSKGAQEAHEAIRPAGSTFRTPQETGLSGREFAVYDLIWKRTIASQMADSRQTQIAVHLKVEEAGFRSSGKRIDFPGYLRAYVEGSDDPEAALEDQEVILPPLKVGDHPQCTELEAVGHETQPPARYTEATLVKTLESEGIGRPSTYASIIGTIVDKGYAQLVSNALIPTFTAFAVTSLLEQHFPEIVDPSFTSKMEQTLDEIATGEAEWLPYLRKFYLGEKGLQALVQEQEDQIDPSKAKTVELENLNAKVRIGKFGPFIEVENEGGIVTASIPKDITPADLDPEQVDMLLRQKTVGPDQLGTHPDTGEPIYLKIGAYGPYIQLGDKTDDNPKPKQASLPKGVTQENLTLDMAVGLLSLPRYLGEHPETGAKIQASLGKFGPYIVHDQGKDGKDYRSLKVGDDVLTISMERALELLAEPKKARSSRNSKSKTALRELGLHPEDDAPINIYNGEYGYYINHGKTNVGLPEGQTVESVTLSQALELLKAKTSSKSRSKTTAKTKSTTTKSTSRSQKKG
- a CDS encoding YqeG family HAD IIIA-type phosphatase, with the translated sequence MIWSEILQPDLILHGPILNLTPDIIQQYGLKGLILDVDDTLVPITANSVSPELEQWVMEIRQYAALWLVSNNLSQPRISSIAKSLNLPYYLGAAKPSRRKIRAALQEMNLSVNQVAMVGDRLFTDVVAGNRLGMFTILVEPMVHEGTVLRGYSIRNLEVWISEILGASIRPKHTKVHKN
- the proB gene encoding glutamate 5-kinase, which gives rise to MTETIVVKIGTSSLTQAETGKLALSTIATLTETLCRLRQQGHKVILVSSGAVGVGCARLGLTERPKVMALKQAVAAVGQGRLMGIYDDLFTTLEQPIAQVLLTRADLVERSRYLNAYNTFQELLRLGVIPIVNENDTVAVEELKFGDNDTLSALVASLVEANWLFLLTDVDRLYSADPRKVSNAQPISLISNTRELEDLKIQAGAQGSPWGTGGMMTKISAARIAMVGGVRTVITQGRFPHDIEKIIGGEQIGTHFAPQPEPTSARKRWIAYGLVPVGKLYLDEGAVIAISRGGKSLLPAGIKMVEGEFDTQDAVQLCDLQGNEIARGLVNYNSQELEKIRGSHSRDIEDILGYGGIETVVHRDNLVLI
- a CDS encoding ADP-ribosylglycohydrolase family protein, whose protein sequence is MRYSLRNRVRGIFYGMLLGETLTTQESVSLGEIAVLGSQSLIKWGRLEIEEWWENYRNTTSTAGIMVIAALPLAIFYHEDPDKFKENLQQFLKLGNADPEERDNALAWGYVLIKCLTERLHTVTLIPETIDFLGKTTSSLPESLLKLNNLLKQQAGMARMGAEFNLKENISHNMALSLYCFLSSVEDFKLSLLRSNKQAQIFNCYCSVLTGVMSGAYNSVEGIPVNWKILLSLKLGMGNLSQIEELTDNLVRLWSGAYNVNIKLAPHSIFAAPHLIRPR
- the aroQ gene encoding type II 3-dehydroquinate dehydratase encodes the protein MTGIHGSNFYASVLVLHGPNLNLLGQREPGVYGSQSLEEINSLLAAEAVRLGVKVTPFQSNHEGVLIDNIHAATKQHQGIVINAGAYTHTSVAIRDAIAGVNLPAVEVHLSNIYRREDFRHNSYIAPVVIGQISGFGVQSYILGLQALVHYLRKNET
- a CDS encoding NAD(P)H-quinone oxidoreductase subunit N, with the protein product MDFANIASQLNAGTILPEGIVIITLLGVLIVDLILGRASYRWIGYLGVAGLLGAILSLWLQWDSPHPIGFTGGFNADDLSIIFRGIIALSAAVTILMSISYVEQSGTALSEFIAILLTATMGGMFLSGASELVMIFISLETLSISSYLLTGYTKRDPRSNEAALKYLLIGASTTAVFLYGMSLLYGLSGGETELNAIASGIATAHGGQSLGLVIALVFIIAGVGFKISAAPFHQWTPDVYEGAPTPVIAFLSVGSKAAGLALSIRLLTVVFPLVAQEWRFVFTALAVLSMILGNVVALAQTSMKRMLAYSSIAQAGFVMIGLIAGTDAGYSSMLFYLLVYLFMNLCGFTCIILFSLRTGTDQITEYSGLYQKDPLLTLGLSVSLLSLGGIPPLAGFFGKIYLFWAGWQAGLYWLVLLGLVTSVISIYYYIRVVKMMVVKEPQEMSDVVKNYPTVRWDLPGFRPLQVGLIVTLIATTISGILSNPLFTLVNSSVAHTPILQAGKLASSQTSLVVGQKSQQL